The genomic stretch ACACTATTGGGGTTGAGATCGGATCGACAGCGGTACGCGCCGCGAAAATATCAGGTTTAGATAAAGACACTTTCGCTATAATCGACCGGTTTTCAAATGTGGACCTGCCAGCAGGTGCAGTAACAGCGGGCGCTGTACGCCACCCTAAAGTGGTAGCAGTCGCCTTAAAAACGGCTTTAGCTGATGTTGGTACCCGAAACAGTAAAATAGTTTTAGGTATCACTCACCCCACTGCGGGACTTACCCGTGTCCCGATCCCAGCAGCTGTCAAAACCCCTGACCGGTTGAAAGCGCTAGCTACCCTAGGCACCCAAGTATCAGCATCTCTACCAATAAACACCACTGCTTTAGCGACCCAACAAATCACCAAAACCGAAAACGCTGAAGGAAACCCGGTTTCGCTTTTAGCAGTAGCAGGCATACGACAAGAAACTTTAGAACATACCCTAGGGATATGTTCAGCCGCTGATGTCAAACCAGTAGCGATAGACCTCTCCGCAGCGGGGCTGCTACGCAGCCTCGTACGAGACACCCCATCATCGTTAGCTACCACAGCCATAGTAGACATTGGCGCTACCCAAACCACGATCATCATACGACAAGGGTTACGTTTACGTTCTGTGAGAGGCCTCCAAGCCGGAGGGTTAAGCCTCACAGAAACGTTAGCAGCTGCTGCGAAACTATCGTTGGAAGAAGCTGAAACACGTAAAGAAGCGACCCAGCTAGTTTCACACACACAACCAGAAATGGTTTTAGGGCCCGATTATACAGGCACCGCGGATGAGGAAGCCTACGAACAGAAACTCAACCAAAAAACAGTTTCCGAACAAGCCCTAGCAGCAGCAGTAGATCATCTTGTAGACCAGATCGCTTTAGCGATCGAAACAGACGCCGAAGGAGAAGTGCGCCAAGTAGCTTTATGTGGCGGATCCTCGCTTTTGAGAGGTTTGAAAGAACGGTTACAACGCCGTCTAGGTGTCGAGGTACGTATCGGCAGACCCTGGGCACATTTAGCAAACAACAACTCCAACAAACCCCATATCCAAGACGGGATAGAAAACCCGAAAACCATGTTACTTCTAGCTACTGCCATCGGACTCGGACTGTGGGAACCACCAGAATGATCAAACCGTTAAAAACCGCCAAAACACGGGCTGCCCAAACAAACACGAACCCCC from Acidimicrobiia bacterium encodes the following:
- the pilM gene encoding pilus assembly protein PilM; this translates as MAKYTIGVEIGSTAVRAAKISGLDKDTFAIIDRFSNVDLPAGAVTAGAVRHPKVVAVALKTALADVGTRNSKIVLGITHPTAGLTRVPIPAAVKTPDRLKALATLGTQVSASLPINTTALATQQITKTENAEGNPVSLLAVAGIRQETLEHTLGICSAADVKPVAIDLSAAGLLRSLVRDTPSSLATTAIVDIGATQTTIIIRQGLRLRSVRGLQAGGLSLTETLAAAAKLSLEEAETRKEATQLVSHTQPEMVLGPDYTGTADEEAYEQKLNQKTVSEQALAAAVDHLVDQIALAIETDAEGEVRQVALCGGSSLLRGLKERLQRRLGVEVRIGRPWAHLANNNSNKPHIQDGIENPKTMLLLATAIGLGLWEPPE